CTCCACGGGGACAGGAAGCGACGGCGCGCGTTCGAGTGCATGGCTACTCGGTGAGCCGCTCTTCCCGCTGGCTGCGTTGCCCTGCTTGCGCGCTGCACCGCTCTGTTCGCTCGCGGAGTTGCGCTGCTCGCGCGCTGCGCCGCTCTGTTCGCTCGCTGAGTTGCGCTGCTCGCGCGCTGCGCCGCTCTGTTCGCTCGCTGAGTTGCGCTGCTCGCGCGCTGCGCCGCCGCGGTCGTGTGCGGAGCCCCCACGCGCTTGAAGCGCCAGCTCGAAGGTCTGACTTGGCGCCAGCGTCAACGTTGGACGTCGCGGCTGCGACTGCGCCGCTGCAACCGTGCTCAGCCCGATGCCCGCCGCAGCAATCCCGGGCAGACACATCTGCCTCCATCGTCCGATCGGGAGGTGCATCTCGGCTAGCTCTGCAAGTCACGTGCCCGGCACCTTCTCTTGAGCGTGGCCTGGCGTGAGCCCATGATCCCTAGCTGCGCGCGCGGACCGTGAACGAACGATGTGGCGTGGCGGCGACAGTCTGCGTGTCGATAGGGGCGTGGTCGCCGCAGATCGGGCCAGGGGGGTGACGCGCGCACGCGGGGTGTCGCGCGCGAGCGGGGTGACGCGCGCGAGGGGCGAAAAGGGCGGCGCGCGCGAGGGGCGAAAAGGGTGACGCGCACGAAAGCGGGGTGACGCGCGCGCGAAAGGGGGGCGACGCGCGCCCTCGGTGAGACACGCGCGCACGACACGCGGCCGTTGATTCGCCATGACGCATCGCTACAGGCTCGCGCGTCGAGGGCCGTGTTGGGCCGAGCGCACCTGAGAGGTCGCGCTCAGACGGAAGAACGCGCGAGGGGTGAGACACGCGCGCGAAAGGGGGGTGACGCGCGCACGCGGTGAGACACGCGCGCACGCTGCGCGCCGGTTGATTCGCCATGACGCACCGCTACAGGCGCGCGCGTCGAGTGCCGTGCTGGGGCGAGCGCACCTGAGCGGTCGCGCTCAGACGCTCTCAAGGCTTTGGTTGGGATCGCGGTGACGGAGCACTCGGCATTGCGGGCCAGCCGTCCTGCCAGTGCAGCCGATCGACTAGCACGACGCGACCCGGCGCTTGGTTCACTTTGCCCGCGAGCCACGAGTGGTAGACGTGGACCCAGTCGCCCGACAGACCGCGCACGATTGAACCGTGACCGGGTCCTTCGAAGCCTGCGCCACTGGACAAGATCGGTGCACCCTTCTTGGTGAATGGACCGAGGGGAGAGCTGGCCTTCGCGACACCCACGCCATAGGCCGGACTCGCGTAGCTGTTGCCACTGTAGAAGAGATAGAAACTACCGTCGTGCTCGATCATCCACGGCCCTTCGACCACGGCGCCCTCCCACGCGAGGTCGTTCGTCAAGATCGTCGTGGCGGAACCGACAGTGGAGAGGCCGTCAGGCGCGAGTTCTTGGATCTTGATGGGCGTGGGTTTGCCTACGGCGTTGCCGTCGATCTTCCACAGCAAGTAGTGCTTGCCGCTCGACGCCCGGAAGTAGTGGGCGTCGATGGCACCCGGCGCGGGTTCGCTGACGATCGGGTGACCGATGTCGGTGAAGGGCGCAGTGGGGTACGGTGCACTCGCGGCGCCGATGGCGAAGGTGCCCGAAGTGGAGTTCTTCGCGCTGAAGTAGGCGACGTAGTTTGTGCCGATCTGGTGGAGTTCGGGCGCCCAATAGCTGCCTGCTCCCCAGCTGGGCTTGGTCTGATCGTCGAAGATCGTCCCGACCTTGGTCCACGAAACCAGGTCCGTTGACGAGTAGATGGGGAAAGCATGGCCCGGCGTACACGTCATCAAGAAGGTATTGGCGACTCGAAGCACGCCCGGGTCTGGGCAGTCCGTGGCAACTACGGGATTCGCGTAGAGTCCGCCGCACTGGGTGTGGCGAAAACTGAGATCGCACGCCGAGGCACCGCTGAAGTGCGGGGCCCATCCGTTGGACAAGGTTGCCATCGAGTCGCCGCCTGCGGCGGCGCAAATGCCGTTCCAAGTCACGGCGCCCGTGACGTCGTCGTAGGACTGTGGGTGATTGGGCGCAGGGAGCCAGGCTGGGCCGTAGCTCACGCGGGTTTCACAAGTTGGTGGGATGCCGCCCGAGCAGGCCGAGGAGTGGTCCAAAGCGATCACGCAACTCTTGCCCTGGAAGTACGGCTGCCATCCGTTCGAAAGCGTGGCGTAGGCGTTGCCGGAGCCGTCAGCGCTACAGCTGCCGTCCCAGGTGATCTTGCCCATCGCCATGTCAGAGGGCGCGGGATGATTCGACGGCTTCATCCAGGTCGATCCGTAGGTGATGCGGGTCCAACAGGGCTCCGTGCCGCCTGCACCGGAATTGCCGCCGCCGCCGCTGTTTCCGACCCCCGCATCGCTGCCGCTCCCGCCGCCGCCTTGGCTTCCGGTCCCGGAGGTGGCGGCGCTGTTTCCGCTTCCAGCCGTACCGCCGCTCACAGCGCCGCCGCTCGAAGAACTCGCGCCCGCCGCGTCGTCGGAGCTGCATGCCGCAAGCGCAAGGAGAGACGACATGAGTGTCGAGACGGCGGAGGGCAGCGAGACCAACGCAACTCCACCGCCTTGGACACGTCGTTCGCCGTCCAACATTGACGAACAATAGCCGAGACCTGCCATCACGTCACCGCCCGGCCCGAAGGTAGGGGGTGGAGACCGTCCGTGGCGCGCAGTGCCAGAGGCAGCGCAAGGCGACGAGGGTGCGGTGGCGCCCGCAATTTTGGCCGGGGCAGCCGGATTGAGCGCACGAAATCGACACGTTTCCGGGCGCTGAAC
The DNA window shown above is from Polyangiaceae bacterium and carries:
- a CDS encoding glycoside hydrolase family 43 protein, which codes for MSSLLALAACSSDDAAGASSSSGGAVSGGTAGSGNSAATSGTGSQGGGGSGSDAGVGNSGGGGNSGAGGTEPCWTRITYGSTWMKPSNHPAPSDMAMGKITWDGSCSADGSGNAYATLSNGWQPYFQGKSCVIALDHSSACSGGIPPTCETRVSYGPAWLPAPNHPQSYDDVTGAVTWNGICAAAGGDSMATLSNGWAPHFSGASACDLSFRHTQCGGLYANPVVATDCPDPGVLRVANTFLMTCTPGHAFPIYSSTDLVSWTKVGTIFDDQTKPSWGAGSYWAPELHQIGTNYVAYFSAKNSTSGTFAIGAASAPYPTAPFTDIGHPIVSEPAPGAIDAHYFRASSGKHYLLWKIDGNAVGKPTPIKIQELAPDGLSTVGSATTILTNDLAWEGAVVEGPWMIEHDGSFYLFYSGNSYASPAYGVGVAKASSPLGPFTKKGAPILSSGAGFEGPGHGSIVRGLSGDWVHVYHSWLAGKVNQAPGRVVLVDRLHWQDGWPAMPSAPSPRSQPKP